From a single Paenibacillus sp. FSL W8-0426 genomic region:
- a CDS encoding GNAT family N-acetyltransferase: MTPQEMLHIVQSQLAVDLHCSIDDLNGDKDHIIYVDAQENPGRRPFRRNARYFEILSMGQTIIVSATPERLNIAKAYMEGKTRDYIFSSPFIRGLYLHFLPDLNSLQRLSPPDSFTYEVLGMDEVCDLAGMTAFDNAVIHDPTCPYQTVLAVLAKHNGSIVGIAGASNSGEKMWQLGIDVLPGYRRNGLAAYLVNRLTFEVLERGCVPTYDVIASNIASQRVGVRAGYVPAYVTDWRCDFTAYEA; the protein is encoded by the coding sequence ATGACGCCTCAAGAAATGTTGCACATCGTGCAATCACAGCTTGCTGTCGATCTTCATTGCAGCATTGACGATTTGAATGGGGACAAGGACCACATTATTTATGTGGACGCCCAGGAAAACCCGGGACGCAGGCCGTTTCGGCGAAATGCACGATATTTTGAGATACTGTCAATGGGACAAACGATTATCGTTTCGGCAACGCCGGAGCGCTTGAACATAGCAAAAGCGTATATGGAAGGCAAAACGCGGGATTATATTTTTTCATCGCCTTTTATCAGAGGGTTGTATTTGCATTTTCTTCCCGATCTGAATTCGCTGCAGCGTTTGTCACCCCCGGATTCATTTACATACGAAGTGCTTGGAATGGATGAAGTTTGCGATTTGGCTGGGATGACAGCATTCGATAACGCCGTCATCCATGACCCGACTTGCCCTTATCAAACGGTATTGGCTGTGTTAGCCAAGCATAACGGCTCCATTGTTGGTATAGCGGGAGCAAGCAATTCAGGAGAAAAAATGTGGCAGCTCGGCATCGATGTGCTTCCGGGGTACCGCCGCAATGGGCTTGCTGCCTACCTGGTCAACCGTTTGACGTTCGAGGTGTTAGAACGGGGATGCGTCCCGACATACGATGTCATTGCGAGCAATATCGCTTCACAGCGAGTGGGTGTCCGGGCAGGTTATGTTCCCGCATATGTTACCGATTGGAGATGCGATTTTACGGCGTACGAAGCTTGA
- a CDS encoding HAD-IIIA family hydrolase: MQGIQAAFIDRDGTIGGTGHFVHPTEFSLFDGAQGAINMLKQAGIKVFAFTNQHRISRGQAKLEEFRTQFEQYGFDDAFICPHGAQDQCDCKKPKPSMLKEAAVKYGLDLSKCVVIGDVGDTDMLAAHAVGAIKVLVKTGWGESSLLEYRHRWNEVEPDYIAENIHDAAAWILRSLPRRISPNG, from the coding sequence ATGCAGGGGATCCAAGCTGCTTTTATCGACCGAGACGGCACGATCGGCGGGACAGGTCATTTTGTTCATCCCACGGAATTCAGCCTGTTTGATGGGGCCCAGGGTGCCATTAACATGCTGAAACAAGCTGGAATCAAAGTATTTGCGTTTACGAATCAGCATCGGATTTCGCGCGGTCAAGCCAAGCTCGAGGAGTTTAGAACGCAATTCGAGCAGTATGGCTTCGACGATGCCTTCATCTGTCCTCACGGTGCTCAGGATCAGTGCGATTGCAAGAAACCGAAACCAAGCATGCTCAAGGAAGCGGCGGTTAAATATGGCCTTGATCTGTCAAAGTGCGTGGTGATCGGAGATGTCGGCGATACGGATATGCTGGCAGCCCATGCGGTTGGCGCAATCAAGGTGTTGGTCAAAACGGGTTGGGGTGAATCATCGCTGTTGGAATACAGGCACCGATGGAACGAGGTTGAACCGGATTATATTGCCGAAAACATTCATGACGCGGCAGCATGGATTCTCCGCAGCCTTCCAAGGAGAATTTCTCCCAATGGATAA
- a CDS encoding ChbG/HpnK family deacetylase: MRWLIINADDFGLSEGTNRGIEEAHRAGSLSSATLMVNMPGFPDAVNRANTLPELGVGLHFNLTYGKPISDPQHVPSLVKPDGTFNGIHTMSSWNECEIELELAAQWERFVTAGLKPTHLDSHHHLHLHDHAVHRAMSTFALRHQVPMRKSRLSAVSATPVPLTTDYILLDTYDKQDSLKRLIRAIAHLPKGSTEIMCHPGYVDDTTRKISNYTQGRELELNVFRSRSIHQALAKYGVRLIHFGQLAAAKTATMPLIHKPLRAPGIHVKPRHAKRSTKRKSILVKNRRKKNGSSSFDRSHSFRLTKSKK; the protein is encoded by the coding sequence ATGAGATGGCTTATTATTAATGCAGACGATTTCGGCCTGTCGGAAGGCACAAACCGGGGGATCGAAGAGGCACACCGGGCAGGATCGCTTTCCAGCGCAACGTTAATGGTCAACATGCCTGGCTTCCCGGATGCAGTGAACAGGGCTAATACGTTACCGGAGCTTGGGGTCGGCCTGCATTTTAATCTGACGTATGGAAAACCGATTTCCGATCCACAGCATGTGCCTTCGCTTGTAAAGCCAGATGGGACATTCAACGGTATACACACGATGTCATCGTGGAACGAATGCGAGATCGAATTGGAGCTTGCCGCCCAATGGGAACGGTTCGTTACCGCCGGTTTGAAACCGACCCACCTCGATTCCCACCATCATCTGCATTTGCATGATCATGCCGTGCATCGAGCGATGTCAACGTTTGCCCTACGCCATCAAGTGCCGATGCGCAAATCCCGGCTCTCTGCCGTTTCCGCCACTCCTGTGCCTTTGACAACAGATTATATTTTACTTGACACCTACGACAAACAAGATAGCTTGAAACGCTTAATCCGAGCCATTGCCCATCTGCCCAAAGGTTCAACCGAAATCATGTGCCATCCCGGTTATGTCGATGATACCACACGAAAGATATCCAATTACACCCAAGGGCGGGAACTTGAATTAAACGTCTTCCGCAGTCGGAGCATTCATCAAGCGCTTGCAAAGTACGGCGTTCGTTTGATCCATTTCGGCCAGCTTGCCGCAGCGAAAACAGCAACAATGCCGCTTATCCACAAACCGCTCCGAGCACCCGGTATACATGTAAAGCCACGTCATGCAAAGCGATCCACGAAACGAAAATCGATCCTTGTTAAGAACAGGCGCAAAAAAAATGGCTCCTCCAGTTTTGACAGAAGTCATTCTTTTCGCCTAACGAAAAGCAAAAAATAA
- a CDS encoding DUF3977 family protein, with protein sequence MEIGFGNRWFIRTEFEHEDGTESEQKGFTAPFRLKSVYLRIWIGTSVLIIDSREGIKRARKNRKAFKLILGFYGI encoded by the coding sequence ATGGAGATCGGGTTTGGAAATCGCTGGTTCATTCGAACGGAATTCGAACACGAGGATGGAACGGAGAGCGAACAAAAAGGATTTACCGCTCCTTTTCGCTTAAAGTCCGTATATTTAAGGATATGGATCGGTACGAGCGTGTTGATCATAGATTCCAGAGAAGGCATTAAGCGTGCCCGCAAAAACCGGAAAGCGTTCAAGCTGATCTTGGGGTTTTACGGAATATAA
- a CDS encoding GNAT family N-acetyltransferase produces MSLIHIVPVTKDNWEEAMNISVYENQKEFVPSIVESLAFAYIKPWDEAFDPYTLFCEGQMVGFYYLSYTPESRDNYWIGGFQLDQRHQGKGLGKIALNEMIRFIKETHPKCELISLTVEKKNEHARRLYERAGFVSQQKENEFGEIIYQLSLKESTF; encoded by the coding sequence ATGAGTTTGATTCACATCGTTCCAGTCACCAAAGATAATTGGGAAGAGGCCATGAACATCTCTGTTTATGAAAACCAAAAAGAGTTTGTGCCATCGATTGTGGAATCATTGGCATTTGCCTATATCAAACCTTGGGATGAAGCTTTTGATCCGTATACGTTATTTTGCGAAGGCCAGATGGTCGGTTTCTATTACCTCTCTTACACGCCAGAGAGCAGGGATAATTATTGGATTGGCGGGTTTCAATTGGATCAGCGTCATCAAGGCAAAGGTTTGGGAAAAATAGCATTAAATGAAATGATTAGATTTATTAAAGAAACGCATCCCAAATGCGAGTTGATTTCATTGACCGTTGAAAAGAAAAATGAACACGCCAGGCGACTTTATGAAAGGGCAGGCTTCGTAAGCCAACAAAAGGAAAACGAATTCGGTGAGATCATTTACCAATTGTCATTGAAGGAGAGTACCTTTTGA
- a CDS encoding DinB family protein, producing MLHDLQGEAGMTPVVGMLYSAVKENSDRLRSITEGMSQEEIDYRGLDGHYNSAAQLIKHIMVVDLNWVYRVKGEPLPSSLQKQHGPMIDENNRLPMVTGVALEVLLAQYAEVMLWLKETCEKLVDADLDRVVTFGHENEKQATIRWGLWHMADHNRYHQAHINQLRKWYKQCKEGVYNEFDSHRSSHQR from the coding sequence ATGTTGCACGACTTGCAAGGTGAAGCCGGGATGACGCCGGTAGTGGGCATGTTGTATTCCGCTGTCAAGGAAAATAGCGACCGGTTGCGATCTATCACGGAAGGCATGTCCCAGGAAGAAATCGATTATAGAGGACTCGATGGTCATTATAATAGTGCAGCTCAGTTAATCAAACACATTATGGTTGTAGATTTGAACTGGGTTTACCGGGTAAAAGGAGAACCGCTTCCGTCCTCCCTTCAAAAGCAACATGGTCCTATGATCGACGAAAATAACAGGCTTCCGATGGTTACGGGAGTAGCTTTGGAGGTCCTCTTGGCACAATATGCCGAAGTCATGCTTTGGTTAAAAGAAACATGTGAGAAGCTGGTGGATGCCGATTTAGACAGGGTTGTCACGTTTGGGCATGAGAACGAAAAACAGGCGACGATCCGCTGGGGCCTGTGGCATATGGCAGATCATAACCGGTATCATCAGGCGCACATCAACCAACTTCGGAAATGGTATAAACAATGCAAAGAAGGAGTCTACAATGAGTTTGATTCACATCGTTCCAGTCACCAAAGATAA
- a CDS encoding Cof-type HAD-IIB family hydrolase translates to MYKIVFFDVDGTLLSEVDRSLAASTKEAVTALIDNGIEVVIATGRPHNMCQPFLELGIDNIISANGALIKCKHETIHQSLLAPETVRELSEFAKLNGSGLSYFTDCLAMNGMGRQNERVQEALFETLGLTQYPDAMGSLVDEVCCMCLYADEDEAGKYVEHFPTLRFERFHGYVLNVLEETKVCKSTAMRKVLEHYQIDASESIAFGDGGNDMDMLAAAGLGIAMGNAHDALKQQADFITLKSSEGGIDYALRKFGVI, encoded by the coding sequence ATGTATAAAATTGTTTTCTTTGATGTAGATGGAACGCTGCTAAGCGAAGTGGATCGAAGTCTGGCAGCGTCAACGAAAGAAGCGGTCACAGCATTAATCGACAATGGCATTGAAGTTGTCATCGCTACAGGCAGGCCCCACAATATGTGCCAACCATTTTTGGAGTTGGGCATAGATAACATCATTTCTGCGAACGGGGCCCTGATCAAATGTAAACATGAAACGATACATCAATCACTGCTTGCACCGGAAACGGTTCGTGAACTATCGGAGTTTGCCAAATTAAATGGCAGCGGCCTTTCCTATTTTACGGATTGTTTGGCCATGAACGGCATGGGCCGTCAAAATGAACGGGTGCAGGAAGCTTTATTTGAAACGTTAGGGCTCACTCAGTATCCTGATGCTATGGGTTCTCTCGTAGACGAAGTATGCTGTATGTGTTTATATGCGGATGAGGATGAAGCGGGGAAGTACGTCGAGCATTTTCCGACCTTAAGGTTCGAACGTTTTCACGGCTACGTGTTGAATGTTTTGGAAGAAACGAAGGTTTGCAAATCAACGGCAATGCGAAAAGTACTGGAGCATTATCAAATTGATGCCTCAGAGTCCATTGCTTTTGGGGACGGTGGCAACGACATGGATATGCTGGCAGCTGCAGGATTGGGGATTGCAATGGGCAACGCGCATGATGCTTTGAAACAGCAGGCGGACTTTATCACTTTAAAGTCAAGTGAAGGCGGGATTGACTACGCATTACGCAAATTCGGCGTCATATAA
- a CDS encoding histidine phosphatase family protein, whose amino-acid sequence MIYVVRHGQTDLNKQGRLQGRQGLPLNDAGMKQAEWLREHLSRVTFDYVFSSPQDRAIQTAEIITGQKAVTDSRLDVFDLGEADLLLKKEVKLAGVMPDPRFYQGVEELNHFVNRVFGFMKELELQRDTKEANILISGHRCTTGCMGAYFMGIPEDGNLLQYSSGNGDYKTYTFKSGV is encoded by the coding sequence ATGATCTATGTAGTGCGGCATGGCCAAACGGACCTGAACAAACAAGGCAGACTTCAAGGACGACAAGGGTTGCCTCTAAATGATGCAGGAATGAAGCAGGCGGAATGGCTGCGGGAGCATTTAAGCCGTGTTACTTTTGACTATGTATTTTCTTCTCCACAGGATCGGGCGATTCAGACTGCAGAGATCATTACAGGCCAGAAGGCAGTCACGGATTCCAGGCTGGACGTGTTCGATTTGGGTGAGGCGGATCTATTGTTAAAGAAAGAAGTCAAGTTGGCGGGTGTAATGCCAGATCCCCGTTTTTATCAAGGGGTGGAAGAACTGAATCACTTTGTGAACAGAGTATTTGGATTCATGAAAGAGCTCGAACTTCAACGTGATACCAAGGAAGCCAATATTTTGATATCCGGTCATCGCTGCACAACAGGCTGCATGGGCGCTTATTTCATGGGCATACCGGAAGACGGTAACTTGCTTCAATATTCATCTGGCAATGGGGATTACAAGACGTATACATTTAAATCGGGAGTGTAA
- a CDS encoding VOC family protein, producing the protein MSPIHNEIGAVFIPVKDLQHSRDWYCDILGLQADGEILHGHLYMLPMKGPVLILDSKIYTEDRVFKTPAFHFNTSDIQAAYDYLVAKKVNIMPRMEPNWLNFEDPDGNLLMVCEC; encoded by the coding sequence ATGTCTCCCATTCATAATGAGATCGGTGCAGTGTTTATTCCGGTGAAGGATTTGCAGCATTCGCGTGACTGGTATTGCGATATTTTGGGATTGCAGGCAGACGGGGAAATACTGCATGGACATTTGTACATGCTGCCGATGAAAGGACCTGTCCTTATTTTGGATAGCAAAATTTATACGGAGGATCGCGTGTTCAAGACGCCTGCATTTCATTTTAATACCAGTGACATTCAAGCGGCATATGATTATCTCGTTGCCAAGAAGGTTAACATTATGCCGCGGATGGAACCAAATTGGTTGAACTTTGAAGACCCGGATGGGAATCTCTTAATGGTGTGTGAATGTTAA
- a CDS encoding DUF6886 family protein: MLYHFGEEPDIEQFVPREKQNRKDFPAVVWAIDQMNEHSYFFPRNCPRIVLKRTPEISEEHRKMFFGMSQANKIIAIESPSL, translated from the coding sequence ATGTTATATCATTTCGGCGAGGAGCCAGATATTGAACAATTTGTCCCACGAGAGAAACAAAACCGTAAGGATTTTCCGGCCGTCGTATGGGCAATTGATCAAATGAATGAGCATTCCTATTTCTTCCCACGAAATTGTCCAAGAATTGTACTTAAACGAACTCCCGAAATCTCAGAAGAACATCGGAAAATGTTTTTCGGAATGTCGCAGGCGAACAAGATCATTGCTATAGAGAGCCCCAGCTTATGA